Within the Nocardioides humi genome, the region CGCCAAGTGGAAGGCAGGAGCACAGGATGGGCTGCAGCGATCTGCGCGAGCGCGTTCGACGCCGCCGCGGCCGCCGGACTGGTCTTGTACGTGCGTCGCAACAGGCTGCCAGCTCCCCCGGCCGTCGACTGGAGCGTCAGTATGCTGAGGCCCTGCGCATCGGGGTTCTCCAATCCAACGCCGGGAGCAGTGTTGCCAGCCTCCATAACGATGTCCGGCTTGATCGGGCTATTGGCGACGACTGCGGTTCGGCTGTGTGGACTCAGCTGTCCAGCCGCAGCCAGCGGAGCGGGATAGCCCATTGCCGTGTCCGCGGCTGTCAGCCCGTCGAGGGCGGTGTATCCACCCACCGTCAGAACGTTCCATGCCTGACCAGGCTGCTGTAGGTGCGGCGGCCCGAGGTTGATGTATGGGTAGTCCGCCGGATCAGTGATCGTGTCAGCGTTCCCGCCCGCGACGACCAAAAGACGACCGTGGCCCCCGTTCCACGCCAGGACGTCGGCGGCAACCGACCACGAAGTGCGGTCGGTCTTGCCGATCGCTGGATTGTCGGCCCCGATGCTCAGGTTATGCACGACCGGTCGACCACCCGCGAGAGATTCAGCAACATCGATGGACTCAACCGTGCGCTCGGCCCACAGCACGCCGCGTTCGGGATCCCCGCCAGCATCAGCGGCAGATTCGAGCAGCCGCATCGCGACGAGCCAGGCGTCCGCGTGAAGGAGCCCGCCCGCGACGCCATCGGCGAGCGCGGAGTATGCGGCAACCCCTGCCATCTGAGTTCCGTGCCCGTCCAGGTCCGCCGAGCCGAGGACCCCCGGCACCACGCTTTCGGCACCGAGAAGGATGGGGCTGACGTAAGGATGCGAGGAGTCCACCCCGCTGTCATGGACCGCGACGACAACCGCATCCTCGGGTGGCTCGTCGACGTCCGCCAGCTCGCCAGCCTGATCCTGCGCCTCTGCGAGAACGATCGGGAAGACTGTGGGCGCCCGGTGCACCTCTGCTGCGTCGGGGAGAAGGACCGGGAGCGCCTTGAGCGAAGCCCCGCTCGCGAGCACGACGTGCACATCTCGCTCGGGCCCACGGAAGACCGGGATTGCCTGCGCGCCGTCGTCGGTCAGCGCGGCGAAGCTGGCAACGGTCGCATCGATAGTCCGGTGTTCGTCGGGGCTCAGTCGCGCTCCGCCACGGGTCCAGATCTCGACCCATAGCCGTTCCTCGTCTGCTATGTCGTTGGCGATCTCACCGAGACTCAAGTCCGCGATGGTGGCCATTGCGATGGCGTCGATGCGAGCGACGGGGTCCGCGAAGCGCGGGTTTCCCTTCGCGGTGTTCTCCTCGGCGTACGCGACGGCCTTGTTCCGGAGTCCCACGAGGTCATCCGTGAC harbors:
- a CDS encoding S8 family serine peptidase, encoding MTEQIAAARAELERTESSALVTAVGPGLGDPLVARKLVPTRSENELLVTGEGRVTFRVTDDLVGLRNKAVAYAEENTAKGNPRFADPVARIDAIAMATIADLSLGEIANDIADEERLWVEIWTRGGARLSPDEHRTIDATVASFAALTDDGAQAIPVFRGPERDVHVVLASGASLKALPVLLPDAAEVHRAPTVFPIVLAEAQDQAGELADVDEPPEDAVVVAVHDSGVDSSHPYVSPILLGAESVVPGVLGSADLDGHGTQMAGVAAYSALADGVAGGLLHADAWLVAMRLLESAADAGGDPERGVLWAERTVESIDVAESLAGGRPVVHNLSIGADNPAIGKTDRTSWSVAADVLAWNGGHGRLLVVAGGNADTITDPADYPYINLGPPHLQQPGQAWNVLTVGGYTALDGLTAADTAMGYPAPLAAAGQLSPHSRTAVVANSPIKPDIVMEAGNTAPGVGLENPDAQGLSILTLQSTAGGAGSLLRRTYKTSPAAAAASNALAQIAAAHPVLLPSTWRALLVHTARWPDAAVAQFPDQRDLLRSFGYGVPRPDLALASDSNRPVMVYEGSLKPSRHTGSRADRQADFIEIPFPEDELHAIGESDVDLAVTLSYFAEPTDNLTRRAYVGGRLRWDLQGPTETADGFRARINKVVLEQGVTPGSGSYPWVIPADARSRGTLQHDHATVPASHLAGTRLLAVYPVLGWWEDSREGWDKELPYSAVVSVDLGDVDLDVHALVSASLVPATVPITYGP